One part of the Arcanobacterium phocisimile genome encodes these proteins:
- the dusB gene encoding tRNA dihydrouridine synthase DusB, with translation MSVHIGDVSLEAPIILAPMAGVTNPPFRQLCREFGEAGARAAGVELNDKVDSGGSVSQAGLYVCEMITSRALIERSPETMTMIKPDPLDPVRSIQLYGVEPRTIAQAVDILVREDRADHIDLNFGCPVPKVTRKGGGSALPWKHQLFSDIVSGAVEAAEQASREAGRSHVVPVSAKFRIGIDDDHTTFRDVAQMSADAGISALTLHARTTEQHYSGQARWEYIEELKSLSQLPVFGNGDIFEADDAARMLRQTGADGVSVGRGCQGRPWLFFDLVAAAYGSQERYRPDLREVADIIVRHAQLSVDHFADEHRAMRELRKHVGWYLRGFSVGGQMRHQLGLIESVEQLRELLDTLDLDQPFPEAAGGPRGRAGGAKRPHLPEFWLDSHELSELQQAKIHEAEVNTSGG, from the coding sequence ATGAGTGTTCACATTGGCGACGTATCACTTGAGGCACCGATTATTCTTGCCCCGATGGCAGGCGTAACCAATCCGCCGTTTCGGCAGTTGTGTCGTGAATTTGGTGAAGCGGGCGCGCGTGCTGCTGGAGTAGAACTCAATGATAAAGTTGATAGTGGCGGGAGTGTTTCTCAAGCAGGCCTATATGTTTGTGAAATGATCACCTCGCGGGCACTGATCGAGCGCAGTCCAGAAACGATGACGATGATCAAACCAGATCCACTCGATCCGGTTAGGTCGATTCAGCTCTATGGTGTTGAACCAAGAACTATCGCGCAAGCTGTCGATATTTTGGTACGCGAGGACCGTGCTGACCATATCGATCTAAATTTTGGATGCCCGGTCCCCAAAGTCACCCGCAAGGGCGGTGGTTCAGCGCTACCGTGGAAGCATCAGTTATTCTCCGATATTGTTTCTGGCGCTGTGGAAGCTGCTGAGCAGGCATCGCGCGAAGCTGGGCGCTCCCATGTAGTGCCGGTGAGCGCAAAGTTCCGGATTGGTATCGACGACGATCACACCACCTTCCGCGACGTAGCCCAGATGAGTGCGGACGCGGGAATTTCCGCATTGACGCTCCATGCACGCACAACCGAGCAACACTATTCTGGGCAGGCGCGTTGGGAGTATATCGAAGAACTGAAGTCGCTATCACAGTTACCAGTTTTTGGTAATGGGGATATTTTTGAAGCTGATGACGCGGCCCGTATGCTTAGGCAAACAGGTGCTGACGGTGTGAGCGTTGGCCGTGGATGCCAGGGGCGCCCGTGGCTATTCTTTGACCTTGTTGCCGCAGCATACGGTAGTCAGGAACGGTATCGTCCTGATTTGCGAGAAGTTGCCGATATTATTGTCCGGCATGCTCAATTATCCGTCGACCATTTCGCTGATGAACACCGGGCTATGCGTGAGCTTCGCAAACATGTGGGCTGGTATTTGCGCGGTTTTTCTGTTGGTGGGCAGATGCGCCATCAGCTAGGTCTGATCGAATCAGTTGAACAGCTTAGGGAACTACTCGATACGTTAGATCTTGATCAACCGTTCCCAGAAGCCGCTGGCGGACCACGGGGCAGAGCCGGTGGAGCAAAGCGCCCGCATCTTCCAGAATTCTGGTTGGATTCGCACGAGCTTTCTGAGCTCCAGCAAGCAAAAATTCATGAAGCAGAAGTTAATACGTCTGGTGGTTGA
- a CDS encoding deoxyguanosinetriphosphate triphosphohydrolase has protein sequence MSYSYASQDTQRWLSEGIKSTSRTDFERDRARVLHSAALRRLGAKTQVMGPESDDFIRTRLTHSLEVAQVGRSLAKNLGADQDIVETACLCHDLGHPPFGHNGEKALDELAQSFGGFEGNAQTLRILTRLEPKRFHSDGTPAGLNLTRAIVDATVKYPWTRFTGPAGNASPKFGAYDDDVPAFLWAHEDHGRSRSAEAQMMDLADDIAYSVHDLEDGIFSGYIDPKRISASNESELTAIVDSTLSWYKPACSADDLAAAGRRVLQMAARPVDYQGSQRDIARLKDYTSDLIGRFVSSVTSATRERYSDPLGRYDGDVIVPTDTALEIMFIKGIAVHYVMAPRELEAPYFEQRSLLFDLMDALVEDPLERLEPMFAQLWKQAPDEDAKLRVIIDQIASLTDQSARVWHARFCGMLRH, from the coding sequence ATGAGCTACAGTTACGCCTCGCAAGATACACAACGGTGGTTGAGTGAAGGGATTAAGAGTACGTCACGTACTGATTTTGAACGTGATCGTGCTCGAGTGCTGCATTCAGCTGCGTTGCGTAGGTTGGGTGCGAAAACCCAAGTTATGGGGCCGGAATCAGATGATTTTATCCGCACTCGCTTGACCCATTCTCTGGAAGTCGCACAGGTTGGTCGTTCGTTGGCGAAGAATCTTGGTGCTGACCAAGATATCGTAGAGACGGCTTGTTTGTGCCATGATCTTGGACATCCACCGTTTGGGCATAACGGTGAAAAAGCATTAGACGAGCTTGCACAGTCTTTCGGTGGTTTTGAAGGTAACGCTCAGACGCTACGTATTCTTACCCGTTTGGAACCTAAACGTTTTCACAGTGATGGTACGCCCGCAGGGTTAAATCTTACCCGGGCGATCGTGGACGCTACGGTGAAGTATCCGTGGACGCGTTTCACTGGTCCGGCGGGCAATGCTTCGCCGAAGTTTGGTGCATACGACGACGATGTTCCTGCTTTCTTATGGGCACATGAGGATCATGGACGCTCGCGGTCTGCTGAGGCGCAGATGATGGATCTGGCTGACGATATTGCTTATTCTGTGCATGATTTGGAAGACGGTATTTTTTCTGGTTATATCGATCCGAAGCGGATATCGGCTTCGAACGAATCTGAGCTAACGGCGATTGTTGACTCGACACTTTCGTGGTACAAACCCGCGTGTAGTGCTGATGACTTAGCAGCGGCTGGGCGACGAGTGTTACAGATGGCTGCACGCCCAGTGGATTATCAAGGATCGCAACGGGATATTGCCCGGTTAAAAGATTACACGTCCGATTTGATTGGCCGGTTCGTTTCCTCTGTCACCTCTGCGACTCGAGAACGGTATTCTGATCCGCTGGGCAGGTATGACGGAGACGTCATTGTTCCAACCGATACGGCTTTGGAAATAATGTTTATTAAGGGGATAGCGGTGCATTATGTTATGGCACCACGGGAGCTCGAAGCGCCATATTTCGAGCAACGTTCGTTGCTGTTCGACTTAATGGATGCGCTTGTGGAAGATCCGCTGGAACGCCTTGAACCAATGTTCGCCCAACTGTGGAAACAAGCTCCGGATGAGGATGCAAAACTTCGCGTGATTATTGACCAGATAGCTTCCTTGACCGATCAGTCGGCTAGGGTATGGCATGCGCGTTTTTGTGGAATGTTACGCCATTGA
- a CDS encoding substrate-binding domain-containing protein — MKNMTKVVAVSLGSLMALAACSGGDATSSSSETSSAANNQKPLVWFNRQPSNSSTGDLDMDALSFNDNTYYVGFDASQGAELQGQMVAEYIEAHKDTVDRNGDGKIGYVLAIGDVGHNDSIARTRGVRKALGTAVEEGGAILSDPTETNAQAVKEGELGSFKVVELASKEMKTGAGATWDAGTAGDTITAWSGKFGDDIDLVISNNDGMGMAMFNKWAKASKVPTFGYDANSDAVAAIADGYGGTISQHADVQAYLTLRVLRNALDGKDVMEGISKADEAGNVLSDKDFKYVEDERSFYALNVAVGADNYQDFLDSTVTYKPVSNQVTADTKKVWLDIYNSADNFLGSTYQPLLQKYDKLLNLDVEYIGGDGQTESNITNRLGNPGSYDAFAINMVKTDNASSYTSLLNQ, encoded by the coding sequence ATGAAGAATATGACCAAAGTCGTAGCTGTATCCCTAGGATCGCTGATGGCGCTTGCAGCTTGCTCGGGTGGAGACGCTACGTCGTCATCATCAGAAACTTCAAGTGCAGCAAATAACCAAAAGCCACTCGTTTGGTTCAACCGTCAACCATCTAACTCCTCAACCGGAGATCTTGATATGGACGCGTTGAGCTTTAATGACAACACCTACTACGTCGGATTCGATGCATCCCAAGGTGCTGAGCTCCAAGGCCAAATGGTTGCGGAATATATCGAGGCTCACAAGGACACAGTTGACCGTAATGGTGATGGCAAGATCGGTTATGTTCTTGCTATTGGCGACGTAGGCCATAATGACTCGATTGCTCGCACCCGAGGTGTTCGTAAAGCACTTGGTACCGCAGTTGAAGAAGGTGGAGCTATCCTTTCCGATCCTACCGAAACCAATGCACAGGCGGTTAAGGAAGGCGAACTTGGAAGCTTCAAAGTAGTTGAGCTTGCTTCTAAGGAAATGAAGACCGGTGCCGGCGCAACCTGGGATGCAGGTACAGCTGGCGATACCATCACAGCATGGAGCGGTAAGTTCGGCGATGATATCGACCTTGTCATCTCGAATAACGATGGTATGGGCATGGCAATGTTCAATAAGTGGGCGAAGGCTTCCAAGGTTCCAACTTTCGGCTACGATGCAAATTCTGACGCCGTTGCAGCTATCGCTGATGGATACGGCGGTACCATTTCCCAGCACGCAGACGTTCAGGCATACCTCACCTTGCGCGTTTTACGTAATGCGCTTGACGGCAAGGATGTCATGGAAGGCATTTCCAAGGCTGACGAAGCTGGAAACGTCTTGTCCGATAAGGACTTCAAGTATGTAGAAGACGAGCGTTCCTTCTATGCATTGAACGTTGCAGTAGGTGCAGATAACTACCAAGACTTCCTCGACTCAACCGTTACCTACAAGCCAGTGAGCAACCAGGTTACCGCTGACACCAAGAAGGTATGGCTTGACATTTACAACTCGGCGGATAACTTCCTCGGTTCAACCTACCAGCCACTTCTTCAGAAGTACGACAAGCTCCTCAACCTCGATGTTGAGTACATCGGTGGAGACGGACAGACCGAATCCAACATCACCAACCGTCTAGGTAACCCAGGATCGTATGATGCATTTGCGATCAACATGGTGAAGACCGATAACGCTTCGTCCTACACCTCGCTTCTCAACCAGTAA
- a CDS encoding sugar ABC transporter ATP-binding protein, producing the protein MTHTTEDLVLTIRGMSKSFGRNRVLDHIDFDVKRGSIIGLMGENGAGKSTMMKCLFGTYQKDEGEITLDGHPVAFAGPKEALENGIAMVHQELNQALERSVVDNLFLGRYPKTSLGTIDETRMRREAADLFRQLGMTVNLTQPMRKMSVSQRQMCEIAKAISYKSQVIVLDEPTSSLTEPEVRKLFEMMRKLRDNGISLVYISHKMDEIFEICDQVSVLRDGKLVMTKDTDKTNMNELITAMVGRSLDNRYPEVDNTPGEPILSISHLSTKFAPYIKDVSFDVREGEIFGLYGLVGAGRTELLETIFGVRTRATGRVYYRGKLMNFNKPREAIDSGFALITEERKADGLFLKGDLTFNTTIANLPAYKKNVALSDRRMQAATVSEIRTMHTKTTGPEELISALSGGNQQKVIFGRWLEREPKVFMMDEPTRGIDVGAKYEIYELIIQMAKRGKTVLLVSSEMPEILGITNRIGVMSAGRLAGIVETKDTNQEELLRLSAKYL; encoded by the coding sequence ATGACACACACCACTGAAGATTTAGTTTTGACGATTCGGGGAATGTCAAAATCGTTTGGTCGTAACCGAGTCTTAGACCATATCGATTTCGATGTGAAACGCGGATCAATCATTGGCTTGATGGGGGAAAACGGCGCCGGCAAGTCAACAATGATGAAATGTCTTTTTGGCACGTACCAAAAAGACGAAGGCGAAATTACACTCGATGGACATCCAGTTGCCTTCGCTGGACCTAAGGAAGCTCTGGAAAACGGAATTGCGATGGTCCACCAGGAGCTCAACCAGGCACTGGAGCGTTCCGTCGTTGATAATCTCTTTCTAGGCCGTTACCCAAAAACAAGCTTGGGAACCATTGATGAAACACGTATGCGGCGCGAAGCAGCTGACCTTTTCCGGCAGTTGGGAATGACGGTTAACCTCACTCAGCCAATGCGGAAAATGTCAGTGTCGCAACGCCAAATGTGTGAAATTGCTAAAGCTATTTCGTATAAGTCGCAAGTTATTGTACTGGACGAGCCTACGTCGTCGTTGACTGAACCGGAAGTGCGTAAGCTGTTTGAAATGATGCGCAAGTTGCGGGACAACGGTATATCTTTGGTTTACATTTCGCACAAGATGGATGAAATCTTCGAAATTTGCGATCAAGTTTCAGTGCTGCGTGACGGTAAGCTAGTGATGACGAAGGATACCGATAAGACGAACATGAACGAGCTCATCACCGCTATGGTGGGGCGCTCACTCGATAATCGTTACCCAGAAGTAGATAACACTCCGGGTGAACCGATTCTCTCGATCAGTCATCTTTCGACTAAGTTTGCTCCCTACATTAAAGACGTGTCTTTTGATGTCCGTGAAGGCGAAATTTTTGGTCTCTATGGTCTTGTGGGGGCGGGACGAACTGAGCTCCTTGAAACAATTTTCGGTGTCCGAACCCGTGCAACTGGGCGTGTCTACTACCGTGGCAAGCTCATGAACTTTAACAAACCACGTGAAGCAATCGATTCCGGATTCGCGCTTATCACTGAAGAGCGCAAAGCGGACGGTCTATTTTTGAAAGGTGATTTGACCTTCAATACAACGATTGCGAACCTGCCAGCATATAAGAAGAACGTGGCTCTTTCTGACCGGCGTATGCAAGCTGCGACGGTGTCTGAGATTCGTACGATGCACACGAAGACTACCGGCCCAGAAGAGCTTATTTCCGCGCTTTCTGGTGGTAACCAGCAGAAGGTTATTTTCGGTCGGTGGCTTGAGCGGGAACCGAAAGTTTTCATGATGGATGAGCCGACCCGTGGTATCGACGTCGGTGCAAAATATGAAATCTATGAACTGATCATCCAGATGGCTAAGCGTGGAAAGACCGTACTCCTCGTGAGCTCCGAGATGCCAGAAATTCTTGGCATTACCAACCGCATCGGTGTTATGTCGGCCGGCCGTCTCGCCGGCATTGTTGAAACTAAAGATACTAACCAAGAAGAGCTTCTCCGGCTCAGCGCAAAGTATTTGTAA
- a CDS encoding galactose/methyl galactoside ABC transporter permease MglC — protein sequence MTILTYEKEEQLLAPIKEYVGTIQAEIDALREDGTTKATRLQHELRNMKADRTLSKEEREQLRRQDEKELAEAKKVQSAHRPRINELIAKAEKYIEENFDKQYLSKVEASVEEEKKQAREEYQRRLDEVKQEHEEAVAQLKQSDGADVSQELKDEEVVYKNKQYDAKVSMQHSLQAAKDRRHAAVAEKYHMIDLLRNSNFTVKQSLAQKWENYRYSFNRRQFLLKNGLYIVIILIFIAMAILAPMTKGVDLLTTQNVLNILQQASPRMFLALGVAGLILLTGTDLSIGRMVGMGMVIATVVMHKGPNTGSVFGHAFDFTGIPIGGRVVLALIACIIATTIFTMIAGFFTARFKMHPFVSTMANMLIIFGLVTYATKGVSFGAIESDIPKMIVPNVSGFPTIILWAIAATIVVWFIWNKTTFGKNLYAVGGNPEAAAVSGISVFKVTMGAFILAGILYGFGSWLEAARMFGSGSAAYGQGWDMDAIAACVVGGVSFTGGIGKISGVVTGVMIFTGLTYSLTILGIDTNLQFVFEGIIILAAVTLDSLKYVQKK from the coding sequence ATGACCATCCTCACCTATGAGAAGGAAGAACAGCTTCTCGCGCCAATCAAAGAATATGTTGGCACGATTCAAGCTGAGATTGATGCCTTGCGCGAAGACGGAACCACCAAGGCTACCCGCCTTCAGCATGAGTTGCGCAACATGAAAGCAGATCGCACGCTCTCGAAAGAAGAGCGCGAACAATTGCGTCGTCAGGATGAAAAAGAGTTAGCAGAAGCTAAGAAGGTGCAGTCCGCTCATCGTCCGCGCATCAATGAACTAATCGCGAAAGCCGAAAAGTATATTGAAGAGAACTTTGACAAGCAGTATTTGAGCAAGGTTGAAGCAAGCGTTGAAGAAGAAAAGAAGCAGGCGCGAGAAGAGTATCAACGGCGTTTAGACGAAGTTAAGCAGGAGCACGAAGAAGCCGTTGCTCAACTGAAGCAGAGCGATGGAGCTGACGTTTCACAAGAGCTTAAAGACGAAGAAGTCGTTTACAAAAATAAGCAATATGACGCCAAGGTATCTATGCAACACAGCTTGCAGGCTGCGAAAGATCGCCGCCACGCAGCAGTTGCAGAAAAGTACCACATGATCGACTTACTGCGTAATTCGAACTTTACAGTTAAGCAGTCCCTGGCGCAGAAGTGGGAAAACTACCGTTACTCCTTCAACCGTCGCCAGTTCCTGCTGAAGAACGGCTTGTACATCGTTATCATTTTAATCTTTATCGCAATGGCGATTTTGGCTCCGATGACGAAGGGCGTTGACCTGCTCACCACGCAGAATGTTCTGAACATTTTGCAACAGGCTTCCCCACGTATGTTCTTAGCCTTGGGTGTTGCCGGATTGATCTTGCTTACTGGTACAGACTTGTCTATCGGACGTATGGTCGGTATGGGCATGGTTATTGCAACAGTAGTTATGCACAAGGGGCCGAATACCGGTAGCGTCTTTGGTCATGCCTTTGACTTCACCGGCATCCCGATTGGTGGTCGTGTTGTGCTGGCATTGATCGCTTGTATTATCGCAACGACGATCTTCACCATGATCGCCGGATTCTTTACCGCGCGATTCAAGATGCACCCATTCGTCTCCACTATGGCAAATATGCTGATCATCTTCGGTTTGGTTACCTACGCAACCAAGGGTGTTAGCTTCGGTGCAATCGAATCCGATATTCCAAAGATGATCGTGCCAAATGTTTCCGGATTCCCAACCATTATTCTGTGGGCAATCGCAGCAACCATCGTGGTCTGGTTCATTTGGAACAAGACTACCTTCGGGAAGAACCTCTACGCAGTTGGAGGTAACCCTGAAGCAGCAGCCGTTTCGGGTATTTCTGTTTTCAAGGTGACCATGGGAGCCTTCATCCTTGCCGGTATCCTCTACGGCTTCGGATCGTGGCTTGAAGCAGCACGTATGTTCGGTTCCGGTTCGGCCGCCTACGGCCAGGGTTGGGATATGGATGCTATTGCTGCCTGTGTGGTCGGTGGAGTTTCCTTCACCGGTGGTATTGGAAAGATTTCTGGTGTGGTTACCGGTGTGATGATCTTTACCGGTCTGACCTACTCGTTGACTATTCTCGGTATTGACACCAATCTTCAGTTCGTATTCGAAGGAATCATTATTTTGGCTGCGGTCACACTTGATTCTCTCAAGTATGTTCAGAAGAAGTAA
- a CDS encoding rhodanese-like domain-containing protein → MGFFDFLYPEGRSPQLTTAQAYKEYQAGARLIDIRDLIDWNKGHIAGSEHIPQARLLRPSSGLDKTQRLILVCSDGQQSLHTAYRMQNAGYDAISIHGGLASWKSSGLPFS, encoded by the coding sequence ATGGGTTTTTTCGATTTTCTTTATCCAGAAGGGCGTTCGCCTCAACTCACCACTGCGCAGGCATATAAGGAATATCAAGCTGGTGCTCGCCTAATCGATATTCGCGACCTCATTGACTGGAATAAAGGGCATATAGCAGGTAGCGAGCATATTCCACAAGCGCGTTTGCTTCGCCCGTCGTCTGGATTGGACAAAACTCAACGTCTGATACTGGTGTGTTCTGATGGGCAACAATCGCTACACACCGCATATCGCATGCAAAATGCAGGTTACGATGCGATTTCGATCCATGGTGGCTTAGCTAGCTGGAAGAGTTCTGGATTGCCGTTTTCATAG
- the dnaG gene encoding DNA primase, whose amino-acid sequence MGGMIKRSVIDDVRDKTRIEDIVGEYVTLKTAGVGSMKGLCPFHDEKTPSFHVRPHVNRWHCFGCGEGGDAISFIERIEHVSFVEAIELLARKAGVTIEYEESAYGEREERGPRDVTRSRLIDAHRVAEEFYIQQLATEAGKPARDMLEARGFSPQAIADFRVGYSPDSWDGVLTELRRRGFNDKEILASGLATQKTRGLYDRFRGRVMWPIRSITGDPIGFGARKLFDSDQGPKYLNTPETMIYKKSGVLYGLDVAKKSIAEQRAIVVVEGYTDVMAAHLAGVTNAVATCGTAFGSEHVKIVRRLMGDSANPAAGVMMSNGRAFGGEVIFTFDGDAAGQKAALRAFQEDQSFAAQTFVAVSADGMDPCDLRMAGGDAAVRQLIDDRRPLFEFAIRSMLNQLPLNTVEGRAAGLSAAAPVVAHIRDRVLQSEYSRQLAGWLGMDEALVRDSVRRAGRNSRLPVQIQQVEEEYSRPVLQPRDALRDPIALVERQALEVMLQLPGLALGAHADRIPSRTFRIPIHQSIFDALMAAGGVGAYDAKFRELTAGGMDKNTASIRASSWFVEEVELHADDVVRGAIRQLTVEPLPERDGEESWRYVRGIIVSLIRQGITQQIADVRREMNTLSADSPQQEYLFEMLMKLETARRAYDSVNGV is encoded by the coding sequence ATGGGCGGGATGATAAAACGATCAGTGATTGACGATGTGCGTGACAAGACGCGCATCGAAGATATTGTTGGCGAATACGTTACGCTCAAAACCGCTGGAGTCGGCTCAATGAAAGGGTTGTGCCCATTCCACGATGAGAAGACGCCGTCTTTCCACGTGCGCCCGCACGTCAACCGGTGGCACTGCTTTGGATGTGGCGAAGGCGGAGATGCCATCTCTTTTATCGAACGCATCGAACATGTTTCCTTCGTTGAAGCAATAGAACTCCTCGCCCGTAAAGCCGGAGTAACAATCGAATATGAGGAAAGTGCATACGGTGAGCGAGAAGAACGCGGCCCACGCGATGTGACGCGCTCGCGACTAATCGATGCCCATCGAGTCGCCGAAGAATTCTATATTCAGCAATTGGCGACTGAAGCCGGGAAACCAGCTCGTGACATGCTGGAAGCACGCGGATTCAGTCCGCAAGCTATCGCTGATTTCCGCGTCGGGTATTCTCCGGATTCGTGGGACGGTGTACTAACCGAGCTTCGCCGTCGCGGGTTTAATGATAAAGAGATCTTGGCGTCAGGCCTTGCCACGCAGAAAACTCGTGGACTCTACGATCGGTTTCGAGGCCGAGTCATGTGGCCAATACGGTCCATTACAGGTGACCCGATCGGGTTTGGTGCACGTAAACTTTTCGACTCTGATCAGGGGCCGAAATACCTCAATACTCCAGAAACGATGATATATAAAAAATCTGGAGTACTTTACGGGCTGGATGTAGCGAAAAAGTCAATTGCTGAGCAACGTGCTATTGTCGTCGTCGAAGGCTATACGGATGTGATGGCTGCCCATCTTGCTGGGGTGACTAACGCGGTGGCTACCTGTGGTACTGCTTTTGGTAGTGAACATGTGAAGATTGTGCGACGGTTGATGGGCGATTCTGCTAATCCAGCAGCTGGTGTGATGATGAGTAACGGTCGTGCTTTTGGCGGTGAAGTTATTTTCACTTTCGACGGCGATGCCGCGGGTCAGAAGGCCGCGTTGCGTGCTTTCCAAGAAGATCAAAGTTTTGCGGCACAAACCTTCGTTGCTGTTTCGGCAGATGGCATGGACCCGTGTGATTTACGGATGGCTGGGGGCGATGCAGCGGTAAGGCAATTGATCGACGATCGTCGTCCGCTATTTGAATTTGCTATTCGTTCAATGCTTAATCAGCTTCCATTGAACACGGTTGAGGGCCGAGCTGCTGGGCTTTCTGCGGCTGCTCCGGTGGTGGCACATATCCGAGATCGCGTCTTACAGTCGGAGTATTCTCGCCAGCTCGCTGGTTGGCTTGGTATGGATGAGGCACTGGTTCGTGACAGTGTGCGCCGGGCGGGGAGAAATTCGCGATTGCCGGTCCAAATTCAACAAGTTGAAGAAGAGTATTCGCGCCCGGTTTTACAACCGCGCGATGCGCTACGTGACCCGATAGCGTTGGTTGAACGCCAGGCACTTGAAGTAATGCTGCAATTGCCTGGACTTGCGTTGGGAGCGCATGCGGATCGTATTCCGTCGCGCACCTTCCGCATCCCGATCCATCAAAGTATTTTTGATGCGCTAATGGCCGCTGGTGGGGTTGGCGCTTACGACGCAAAGTTCCGTGAACTGACTGCTGGCGGTATGGATAAGAACACTGCTTCGATTCGTGCAAGTTCGTGGTTCGTTGAGGAAGTAGAGTTACATGCTGACGACGTTGTTCGCGGTGCTATTCGTCAGCTTACGGTTGAGCCTTTACCAGAACGAGATGGTGAAGAGTCGTGGCGTTACGTGCGTGGAATTATTGTTTCCCTTATCCGGCAGGGGATTACCCAACAGATTGCTGATGTGCGCCGGGAAATGAACACGTTAAGTGCGGATTCTCCACAGCAGGAGTACTTGTTTGAAATGCTCATGAAATTAGAAACGGCCCGACGTGCGTATGATTCGGTTAACGGCGTGTGA
- a CDS encoding DUF6318 family protein encodes MSSTDFSQMVYRWAGIFIASIVLLSACTAKSEPADRPMEALSSQEATVLENSESGGERAIPQRPIVDPPVDPVLTGDNRADAVAVAQHFVQVYPYMLKTGDTSFWQRYSSPECKFCQETLDAARERNKSGAWIDGDLELKNPLLRVANEGETLFQVEFSVERTGVVEHLSTGEKVVPNHENRVLLIVSKDSQWTVKNFQIGKAAENNE; translated from the coding sequence ATGAGCAGCACAGACTTTTCTCAAATGGTTTACCGATGGGCAGGTATTTTCATCGCTTCGATAGTACTTCTTAGCGCATGTACGGCTAAAAGTGAGCCGGCAGATCGGCCTATGGAGGCGTTAAGTTCACAAGAAGCGACAGTATTAGAGAACAGCGAGTCAGGCGGGGAACGAGCAATCCCTCAACGTCCTATTGTGGACCCACCGGTTGATCCGGTGTTGACTGGTGATAACCGTGCCGATGCTGTGGCAGTCGCTCAACATTTTGTGCAGGTGTATCCGTACATGTTGAAGACTGGTGATACGTCATTTTGGCAGCGCTACTCGTCTCCTGAGTGCAAATTCTGTCAAGAGACTCTCGACGCTGCGCGTGAACGCAATAAGTCCGGAGCGTGGATCGATGGGGATCTGGAACTGAAGAATCCGCTGCTACGGGTAGCGAATGAAGGTGAAACCCTCTTTCAAGTGGAATTTAGCGTGGAACGCACTGGTGTAGTTGAGCACTTGTCGACTGGCGAAAAAGTTGTTCCTAACCATGAAAATAGAGTTCTGCTGATCGTGAGCAAAGATTCTCAATGGACTGTTAAAAATTTCCAAATCGGAAAAGCTGCAGAAAATAATGAATAG
- a CDS encoding transposase, with protein MLDQLINHTSQDFIPQEIQQLSRTLKNWYHQILAYHHARLSNSITEAMNNLIKRIKRIGYRFTNFTNYHTRCLRYTSKPN; from the coding sequence ATGCTTGATCAACTCATCAACCACACCAGCCAAGACTTCATACCCCAAGAAATCCAACAACTTAGCCGAACACTCAAAAACTGGTATCACCAGATCCTGGCCTACCACCACGCCCGCCTATCGAACTCGATCACCGAAGCCATGAACAACCTCATCAAACGCATCAAAAGAATCGGCTACAGATTTACCAACTTCACCAACTACCACACCAGATGCCTCCGCTACACCAGCAAACCCAACTAG
- a CDS encoding transposase family protein has product MSKKPETIFTSSDPNVIVARLLSLKDVVPVAYHRHGPHQSIEIEQDLDTVLCPRCKVRARVKDRPRVPYIDLPVYGRPMGLIWRKHRWYCPSNDCAMGSWTSQDKRIASRHSRLTTRAAKRTTKQVGMGRTISKVAGELGCDWHTINHTVTVYGQALLDADRKRLSQTPAIGLDETRFVRLKQTPYPICDHATRYNQPPDH; this is encoded by the coding sequence GTGAGCAAAAAACCTGAAACTATCTTCACCAGTTCTGATCCTAACGTAATCGTGGCTCGTTTACTGAGTTTAAAAGATGTTGTGCCTGTGGCTTATCATCGTCACGGACCACACCAATCAATCGAGATCGAGCAAGATCTTGATACCGTGCTATGTCCTCGATGCAAGGTACGGGCACGAGTCAAGGATAGACCACGAGTTCCTTATATCGATCTGCCCGTTTACGGACGCCCCATGGGTCTGATCTGGCGTAAACACCGCTGGTATTGTCCTAGCAATGATTGTGCTATGGGTTCATGGACTAGCCAGGACAAACGCATTGCTAGTAGACACTCTCGGTTAACGACCAGGGCAGCTAAACGGACGACCAAGCAAGTAGGAATGGGACGAACAATAAGTAAAGTCGCTGGCGAGCTGGGCTGTGATTGGCACACGATTAACCATACCGTGACCGTCTACGGGCAGGCCTTACTTGATGCTGATCGTAAACGTTTATCTCAAACTCCTGCGATTGGTCTTGACGAGACACGTTTCGTTCGTCTTAAACAAACGCCCTACCCAATATGTGACCACGCTACGCGATATAACCAACCACCAGACCATTGA